One region of Culex pipiens pallens isolate TS chromosome 2, TS_CPP_V2, whole genome shotgun sequence genomic DNA includes:
- the LOC120421465 gene encoding PSME3-interacting protein isoform X2: MSSGFVTEAELADARRKRQEEWEKVRTEDQPEEAPEEEYDSRSLYDRLQEQKNKKDMEYEEAHKLKNMIKTLDDDEVEFLDLVDKNKINAERQAHIEEQKEMNEFRQKVATLQEKRLEEQIQQQISKPKPTKTPIASSRMSQKKILAGVVVKKRKHEEEPSSTLTEEKKPENVTEPAKPEASKATQSGPPKPDQPNKKLKSGALQVIGILPGLGSYRESTDSEASSDSEVDCDGHFDWIGRKIVKANAEGK, encoded by the exons ATGAGCAGTGGATTCGTAACCGAGGCCGAACTGGCGGACGCCCGCCGGAAGCGCCAGGAAGAGTGGGAAAAGGTCCGGACCGAGGATCAGCCTGAAG AGGCTCCGGAGGAGGAGTACGATTCCCGCTCGCTGTACGATAGACTTCAGGAACAAAAGAACAAGAAAGACATGGAATACGAGGAGGCACATAAGCTTA AGAACATGATAAAAACTTTGGATGACGACGAGGTGGAGTTTCTTGATTTAGTCGATAAGAATAAAATAAACGCCGAACGGCAAGCTCACATTGAAGAGCAGAAGGAAATGAACGAGTTCCGGCAGAAGGTTGCAACCCTCCAGGAAAAGCGATTGGAAGAG CAAATCCAACAGCAAATATCAAAACCCAAACCAACCAAAACTCCAATCGCTTCGTCGAGAATGTCCCAAAAGAAGATCCTCGCTGGAGTCGTGGTGAAGAAGCGAAAGCACGAGGAAGAACCTTCCTCCACTTTGACGGAAGAGAAAAAACCCGAAAATGTGACTGAACCAGCTAAGCCTGAAGCTTCAAAAGCGACTCAAAGT GGTCCGCCCAAGCCTGATCAACCGAACAAGAAGCTGAAATCCGGCGCGCTGCAGGTGATTGGCATTCTGCCCGGGCTCGGGTCCTACCGGGAGAGTACGGATTCGGAGGCGAGCAGCGATTCGGAAGTTGATTGTGACGGTCACTTTGACTGGATCGGGCGGAAGATTGTCAAGGCGAATGCGGAGGGTAAGTAG
- the LOC120421465 gene encoding PSME3-interacting protein isoform X1: MSSGFVTEAELADARRKRQEEWEKVRTEDQPEEAPEEEYDSRSLYDRLQEQKNKKDMEYEEAHKLKNMIKTLDDDEVEFLDLVDKNKINAERQAHIEEQKEMNEFRQKVATLQEKRLEEQIQQQISKPKPTKTPIASSRMSQKKILAGVVVKKRKHEEEPSSTLTEEKKPENVTEPAKPEASKATQSGKLSLEIFKYLKFYANFQTPTGPPKPDQPNKKLKSGALQVIGILPGLGSYRESTDSEASSDSEVDCDGHFDWIGRKIVKANAEGK, translated from the exons ATGAGCAGTGGATTCGTAACCGAGGCCGAACTGGCGGACGCCCGCCGGAAGCGCCAGGAAGAGTGGGAAAAGGTCCGGACCGAGGATCAGCCTGAAG AGGCTCCGGAGGAGGAGTACGATTCCCGCTCGCTGTACGATAGACTTCAGGAACAAAAGAACAAGAAAGACATGGAATACGAGGAGGCACATAAGCTTA AGAACATGATAAAAACTTTGGATGACGACGAGGTGGAGTTTCTTGATTTAGTCGATAAGAATAAAATAAACGCCGAACGGCAAGCTCACATTGAAGAGCAGAAGGAAATGAACGAGTTCCGGCAGAAGGTTGCAACCCTCCAGGAAAAGCGATTGGAAGAG CAAATCCAACAGCAAATATCAAAACCCAAACCAACCAAAACTCCAATCGCTTCGTCGAGAATGTCCCAAAAGAAGATCCTCGCTGGAGTCGTGGTGAAGAAGCGAAAGCACGAGGAAGAACCTTCCTCCACTTTGACGGAAGAGAAAAAACCCGAAAATGTGACTGAACCAGCTAAGCCTGAAGCTTCAAAAGCGACTCAAAGTGGAAAGTTGTCGCTtgaaatctttaaatatttaaaattttacgcaAATTTCCAAACCCCAACAGGTCCGCCCAAGCCTGATCAACCGAACAAGAAGCTGAAATCCGGCGCGCTGCAGGTGATTGGCATTCTGCCCGGGCTCGGGTCCTACCGGGAGAGTACGGATTCGGAGGCGAGCAGCGATTCGGAAGTTGATTGTGACGGTCACTTTGACTGGATCGGGCGGAAGATTGTCAAGGCGAATGCGGAGGGTAAGTAG